One window of Candidatus Regiella endosymbiont of Tuberolachnus salignus genomic DNA carries:
- the vapB gene encoding type II toxin-antitoxin system VapB family antitoxin, with product MFRGTIFINNRTQNVRLPAGMHFPKTIKHVNVRAVGNEIILSPAENSWDNFFLGQSQVTDDFMSERADQYQPDREAL from the coding sequence ATGTTTCGAGGCACCATTTTTATAAATAATCGAACACAAAATGTTCGGCTCCCCGCCGGTATGCATTTTCCTAAGACTATCAAACATGTGAATGTTAGAGCCGTAGGAAACGAAATCATTTTGTCACCCGCTGAAAATTCGTGGGATAACTTCTTTTTAGGTCAATCACAAGTCACTGATGATTTTATGTCAGAACGTGCCGATCAATACCAGCCTGATCGTGAGGCACTTTGA
- the vapC gene encoding type II toxin-antitoxin system tRNA(fMet)-specific endonuclease VapC, with product MHKFMLDTNIVIYIIKRRPLELLNKFNENTGSMVISSITFAELLHGVEKSAARKRNMDTVENFVSRLAVLDYNDKAAWHYGNIRANLECKGTPIGVNDVHIAAHARSAGLVLVTNNRKEFDRVEGLIVQNWL from the coding sequence ATGCACAAGTTTATGCTTGATACCAATATCGTTATTTACATTATTAAACGTCGTCCATTGGAATTGCTTAATAAATTTAATGAGAATACCGGCAGCATGGTGATTTCATCAATCACCTTTGCTGAATTATTACACGGTGTCGAAAAAAGCGCTGCACGAAAGCGTAATATGGACACGGTAGAGAATTTTGTTTCACGTTTAGCCGTTTTAGATTATAACGATAAAGCAGCTTGGCATTACGGGAACATCAGAGCTAATTTAGAGTGTAAAGGCACGCCTATCGGTGTTAACGATGTGCATATAGCTGCTCATGCTCGCAGTGCAGGACTTGTCCTTGTGACGAATAATAGGAAAGAATTTGATCGTGTTGAGGGATTAATAGTGCAAAATTGGCTGTAA
- a CDS encoding type II toxin-antitoxin system RelE/ParE family toxin, with protein MHPLKGELTGFWSVAVNGNWRVIFRFDRCHVELIEDLDYH; from the coding sequence ATGCATCCGCTTAAAGGCGAGCTTACAGGCTTCTGGTCAGTCGCAGTCAACGGTAATTGGCGAGTCATTTTTCGTTTCGACCGATGTCATGTTGAGCTTATAGAGGATCTTGATTATCACTGA